Genomic segment of uncultured Tolumonas sp.:
TATCGAGTTGATGACACCAGTGTCATGCTAATGGTGCGTTATAACTTGTCTAATGGTGGTGCCGATATAGCGCAGAAACGAGCCACTGCTTCTCAGATCGGTGAAGCTAAAGACATTAAACTGAATGCTGCACGTCAAGTTCAGGAAGGTCTGGGTTTAGCTTGGAATGCCCGAGATGCGTTGTTGAAGCAAAAAGATTTTATGCAACAGCATGTTCAGGCGAGTTATGACACTGTAATGGCTTATCGTAAACAGTTCTTATTGGGTACGCGTTCATTATTGGATGTGCTTAATACAGAAAACGAATTGTTCGAAGCGCGGCAGAATGCAGTGAATACCGATTATGATGAGTTATATTCAGAATATCGGATACTCAATGCAACCGGTAAATTGTTGGATAGCGTGAGTTTTAAAGCTCCGGCTGAATGGCAGAAGTAGCAACATATGTGGTCATCGACCATATTAGCTAATTTTCGACGGTTTCAATGCGCCTTATTATTACTATTAGGCGCATTGTTAACTGTTGGCATTTATCCAACTATTCTTGCTGATGTTCTTGATGCGAAAGATCGGCAGTTAGCTGATTTAGTTCAGGAAAAATATGGTTCAAGAGCTGCTCGTCGAGTCATCGATTGGCGGCTGCTTGTGCAGCGAGCTCGCGCTGAAAAATGGAATCAGCAGCAAGCATTAGAAGCAACAAATCGCTTTTTTAATCGGCAAATATTTATTGATGATATTAAGTTATGGGGGCAACCAGATTACTGGGCTTCTCCCGTGGAGTTTCTTGCTGCAGGTGGCGGGGACTGTGAAGACTTTAGCATTGCCAAGTACTTTACGTTACGAGAAATGGGATTATCAGATGAAAGCATGCGGCTGATCTATGTTAAAGCAATTCGCTATAATCAGTTTCATATGGTAGTTGCAAATTATGCAACACCAGCATCAATGCCAGTAATATTAGATAACCTTGATCCCGCAATTAAACCCGCCAATTTACGAACTGACTTAATTCCAATATATAGCTTTAATGGTAGTCATCTATGGTTGATGAAGGCAAAAGGCCAAGGCCAGTTGGCAGGAAACTCAGATCGATTGAGTTTATGGACCGATCTACAAAAAAGATTCAACACTCAGCATATGAACCGACCAATTTTAAATTTGGATAACTAATCATGACTCTTTATAAGCAAATACTCGCTTTCGTGATATGCCTTTTTGCTGGGTTATTAATTATTGCTTACGCAGTACAGTTTCAATCTACGAGAGATTATCTGGCCGAACAACAACGCATTTCGGTTATTAATACTGCTAATTCAGTTGGCCTGGCGTTAACACCTTATCTGGAGGCAGGCGATAAGGTTGGTGCAGAATCAGTAATTAATGCAGCGTTTGATGGTGGTTATTACCAAAAAATACACCTCGACCTTCTTGCAT
This window contains:
- a CDS encoding transglutaminase-like cysteine peptidase, which encodes MWSSTILANFRRFQCALLLLLGALLTVGIYPTILADVLDAKDRQLADLVQEKYGSRAARRVIDWRLLVQRARAEKWNQQQALEATNRFFNRQIFIDDIKLWGQPDYWASPVEFLAAGGGDCEDFSIAKYFTLREMGLSDESMRLIYVKAIRYNQFHMVVANYATPASMPVILDNLDPAIKPANLRTDLIPIYSFNGSHLWLMKAKGQGQLAGNSDRLSLWTDLQKRFNTQHMNRPILNLDN